One window from the genome of Cyprinus carpio isolate SPL01 chromosome B1, ASM1834038v1, whole genome shotgun sequence encodes:
- the LOC122135842 gene encoding putative nuclease HARBI1, whose product MSLHPFLLASRGIHMAGIVHRYRRRRYRQRLHAEHAKPLKQYTSEKLHARFRFGRDDSKYIADLVRPTLQHQTQRSHALPVEEQCLIALCFYACGTFYQVIGDNMGVKKATVNYVVKDMSVALGSLINEFVSFPKDDQTAQIKHKIFQMGNMPSTIAAIDCTHVHIQAPCEREWEYVNRKGRHSINIQLVGNTDLIITNCIVKWPGSVHDAHILRESALYRELQSHRPNGTVLGDSAYPLLPCCCCHCH is encoded by the coding sequence ATGTCTTTGCACCCATTTCTCTTAGCCTCCAGAGGCATCCACATGGCAGGTATTGTTCATCGTTACCGTAGGAGAAGGTACCGTCAAAGGTTGCATGCTGAGCATGCCAAACCACTCAAGCAATACACATCAGAAAAACTTCATGCACGTTTTCGCTTTGGGAGagatgacagtaaatacattgcAGATCTTGTCAGGCCAACACTCCAACACCAAACCCAAAGGAGTCATGCTTTACCCGTGGAGGAACAGTGTTTAATCGCTCTGTGCTTTTACGCATGTGGGACTTTCTACCAAGTAATTGGTGACAATATGGGAGTAAAAAAAGCAACCGTGAATTATGTGGTGAAGGATATGTCAGTAGCCCTGGGCAGTCTGATCAATGAATTTGTTTCCTTTCCTAAGGATGACCAGACAGCTCAGATTAAGCACAAAATTTTTCAAATGGGGAACATGCCTAGCACTATTGCTGCTATTGATTGTACTCATGTGCATATCCAAGCACCTTGTGAAAGGGAGTGGGAGTATGTCAATCGAAAGGGGAGGCACAGCATCAACATCCAACTTGTGGGCAACACCGACCTCATAATAACCAACTGTATTGTGAAATGGCCAGGGTCTGTTCATGATGCACATATTCTAAGAGAAAGTGCACTATACAGAGAGCTTCAATCCCACCGACCAAATGGCACTGTATTGGGAGACAGCGCGTATCCCCTCCTAccatgttgttgttgtcattgccATTAA